From Scytonema millei VB511283, the proteins below share one genomic window:
- a CDS encoding zinc ribbon domain-containing protein, giving the protein MAYVCEIGTGQRAYLDNQGKQTIVTTASSSLGQQQQSSQSFLTGSWTASPESFRNASGAIVKITTSQGQYFIQIQGNSMGMMAESPSLQGAQQIQLQQVDYIPTSLMSPMEPMKPMEPMKPMEPMKPMKMGDMEMSLNPMQMRMGNMELRMDKAVSGTHRFCSQCGTEVSPSDRFCSACGHRLQ; this is encoded by the coding sequence ATGGCTTACGTATGCGAGATTGGCACGGGTCAAAGAGCCTACCTCGACAATCAAGGTAAGCAAACAATTGTGACTACTGCTAGTAGTAGCCTCGGACAGCAGCAACAATCGAGTCAAAGTTTTCTGACGGGAAGTTGGACAGCATCCCCAGAATCATTCCGAAATGCTAGCGGTGCGATCGTCAAAATTACGACTAGTCAAGGACAATACTTTATCCAAATCCAGGGTAATAGTATGGGCATGATGGCTGAATCTCCTTCACTCCAAGGCGCTCAACAAATCCAATTACAACAGGTCGATTATATTCCTACCTCATTAATGTCACCGATGGAGCCGATGAAACCGATGGAACCGATGAAACCGATGGAACCGATGAAGCCGATGAAAATGGGTGACATGGAAATGAGTCTGAACCCAATGCAAATGCGCATGGGTAACATGGAACTGCGCATGGATAAGGCAGTCTCAGGTACGCACCGCTTTTGCAGTCAGTGCGGTACGGAAGTCAGTCCGAGCGATCGCTTCTGTTCTGCTTGCGGACATCGCTTGCAGTAA
- a CDS encoding DUF3172 domain-containing protein produces MKRKATTRTAPAPKSSPVKTAFNYLSVMVMAAVLILGIGIGIAFSSTTITDTRNVASREFIDRAAPNADLCVQYGASAMVMDTRLFVSLNPFNVYVSQPSMRPGCVLRTNSWNLLEDRKLVTHEQVRDCKNRMNTFGFTGDLGTSPEINCVYQNDGAKNFYLTQSGGTPGQTEQF; encoded by the coding sequence ATGAAACGTAAAGCTACTACTAGAACTGCACCCGCTCCGAAGTCTTCACCAGTCAAAACTGCCTTTAATTACCTTTCGGTTATGGTAATGGCGGCTGTGTTAATCTTAGGAATTGGTATTGGCATTGCTTTTAGTTCCACGACAATTACCGACACTAGAAACGTTGCCTCTCGCGAGTTTATCGATCGCGCTGCACCCAATGCCGATCTATGCGTGCAGTATGGCGCTAGTGCAATGGTCATGGATACTAGACTATTTGTTTCTCTCAACCCCTTCAACGTGTATGTATCTCAGCCTAGTATGCGCCCAGGTTGCGTGCTGAGAACCAACAGCTGGAATCTTTTAGAAGACCGTAAATTAGTGACTCACGAACAAGTGCGAGATTGCAAAAACCGAATGAATACGTTTGGTTTTACGGGAGATTTAGGCACTTCTCCAGAAATTAATTGCGTTTATCAAAATGACGGAGCCAAGAATTTCTATCTGACGCAATCTGGTGGTACGCCTGGTCAGACCGAACAATTCTAA
- a CDS encoding ABC transporter permease: protein MDFQVGTLKARKSYLQTLIADSLTIFWGDWLELRVRIAQVAASGLVSPLIYILAFGLGLGSSLPKPAVGDSYLEFILPGMAALSSMTISFGGTTFSICGDRLFAKTFEELLLVPVHPLALHLGKMLAGVVRGLMTSAAVVLVAAIFTGKVWSFLNPLFWLLLVLNCAVFAGLGVIVGLKVRSLESVGLVNNFLIVPMSFLGATFFEPETLPGFLKVVVYLLPLTYTSIGLRAAAYLPLSQFPWYSIFVLVTVAIALSLYGAYLFSHQQD, encoded by the coding sequence GTGGATTTTCAAGTTGGCACGTTAAAAGCAAGAAAGAGTTATCTACAAACCCTGATAGCAGATAGTTTAACGATATTTTGGGGCGATTGGCTAGAATTACGGGTGCGGATTGCCCAAGTTGCTGCTTCAGGCTTAGTGTCGCCCTTGATTTATATTTTGGCGTTTGGTCTGGGTTTGGGAAGTTCATTGCCCAAGCCTGCTGTAGGTGATAGCTATCTAGAGTTTATTTTGCCTGGAATGGCAGCGCTATCGTCCATGACCATTAGCTTTGGTGGCACGACATTTTCAATTTGTGGCGATCGCCTATTTGCCAAAACCTTTGAGGAATTGCTCTTAGTCCCCGTTCATCCCCTTGCCTTACACCTGGGGAAAATGCTAGCTGGAGTTGTGAGGGGGTTAATGACTTCAGCGGCGGTGGTTTTAGTGGCGGCGATCTTTACTGGTAAGGTTTGGAGTTTTCTCAATCCCTTATTTTGGCTGCTGTTAGTTTTGAACTGTGCTGTCTTTGCAGGTTTAGGGGTAATAGTCGGGTTGAAGGTGCGATCGCTCGAAAGCGTAGGTTTGGTTAACAACTTTCTCATCGTGCCAATGTCATTCCTGGGAGCCACATTTTTCGAGCCTGAGACGCTACCAGGTTTCCTCAAAGTGGTTGTTTACCTTTTACCACTAACCTACACCAGTATTGGGCTAAGAGCGGCTGCATACTTACCACTGTCGCAGTTTCCTTGGTATAGCATTTTTGTTTTAGTCACAGTGGCGATCGCCTTATCTCTTTACGGTGCTTACTTGTTCTCCCACCAGCAGGATTAG
- a CDS encoding circadian clock KaiB family protein, producing the protein MSHSKSLKVFKGIALFTPGGDLIYCIDRSKQQRWHLQLCMELQQILGLPEPPHFLVPCYTATLDCWLDPQTQQIQTFAEAYPLVMRHQALLNAVFDVGELVWQAAPWSEEFCDPIALATYRAYFPQLWDDRGLIVRFDPSAATPHMRYDATANFSQTELKAPEIETTVTATEATPAESQYSEKLGYVLRLFVAGHSVNTERILQTLHQLLEQSLRHPYTLKVVDVFKHPEQAELYQVSATPTLVRAWPHPVRRLVGDLDNTAKILKLLISPEL; encoded by the coding sequence TTGAGTCATTCCAAATCGCTCAAAGTATTTAAAGGCATCGCCCTGTTTACGCCAGGCGGGGATCTGATATACTGTATCGACCGCTCTAAACAACAGCGCTGGCATTTACAGTTATGCATGGAGCTACAACAAATACTAGGGCTGCCAGAGCCACCCCACTTTCTCGTTCCTTGTTACACAGCAACGCTAGATTGTTGGTTAGATCCACAGACTCAGCAAATCCAAACCTTTGCGGAAGCTTATCCATTAGTGATGCGCCATCAGGCATTACTCAATGCAGTTTTTGATGTCGGAGAATTAGTGTGGCAAGCAGCTCCTTGGTCGGAAGAATTTTGCGATCCGATCGCATTAGCTACCTATCGCGCTTATTTTCCCCAATTGTGGGACGATCGTGGTTTGATCGTGCGGTTCGATCCATCCGCTGCTACCCCACATATGAGATACGATGCGACTGCTAATTTCTCTCAGACGGAGCTAAAAGCACCGGAAATAGAAACCACAGTGACAGCTACAGAGGCAACCCCAGCAGAATCTCAATATTCCGAAAAGCTAGGTTACGTGCTGCGCTTATTTGTAGCGGGACACAGTGTAAATACAGAGCGAATCCTTCAGACTTTACATCAGCTGCTAGAACAATCGCTACGCCATCCTTATACCTTAAAAGTTGTCGATGTCTTTAAGCATCCAGAGCAAGCCGAACTATATCAAGTTTCTGCTACCCCTACTTTAGTCAGAGCGTGGCCTCACCCAGTCCGAAGACTCGTAGGTGACTTAGATAACACGGCTAAGATTTTGAAATTGCTGATATCGCCGGAATTGTAA
- a CDS encoding type IV pilus twitching motility protein PilT, whose translation MTEPQRQPNYPSPAPRVPPIPPPPQRMNVSGDTGVVSSTQPIQPIPSTHVAVNVTGVSSTQPIQPIPSTHVAVNTPEEPLPLPSTSPRLNVPRPAPPSAVRPRQSKTNNAPTLEQLVREAYDRGISDLHLGVGEVPRFRDRGQIILTDHPLIDEETFFSWLREILSDRQIEQFKEDLEFDGATQYEGLVRVRINIFVALNGPAMVLRLIPLKILTMEQLNLPQVFRDLCHYHKGLILVTGPTGSGKSTTMAAMIDFINKTMPKNIISIEDPVEFVHVSQKSLIKQREVGIHTLKFDNALKASLREDPDIILIGEMRDRETVNTALKAAQTGHLVFGTLHTNSAVKTIERILNLYNPEEQGPMRIQVAESLVAVIAQSLVRTTDSKRAAVHEIMINTDAIKDYIIRNQVEEIEAIIPRCGFEGMCTMNQSLYQLYEQGRITEETALEASPKPNEMAMTLRGRV comes from the coding sequence ATGACAGAACCCCAACGTCAGCCAAATTATCCATCTCCCGCACCCCGCGTTCCTCCCATACCACCACCACCGCAGCGAATGAATGTTAGTGGAGACACGGGAGTGGTGAGTTCGACGCAGCCAATCCAGCCGATACCCAGCACCCATGTGGCGGTGAATGTGACAGGAGTGAGTTCGACGCAGCCAATCCAGCCGATACCTAGCACTCATGTAGCAGTGAATACGCCAGAAGAACCGTTACCGTTACCATCTACAAGTCCTCGTCTCAACGTGCCTAGACCAGCACCACCTAGTGCTGTCCGTCCTAGACAAAGTAAGACGAATAACGCACCTACATTAGAACAATTGGTACGAGAAGCATACGATCGCGGCATTTCTGACTTACATCTAGGAGTAGGTGAAGTCCCGCGTTTTCGCGATCGCGGTCAAATTATTCTCACCGATCATCCCCTGATTGACGAAGAGACTTTTTTCAGTTGGCTGCGGGAAATTCTTAGCGATCGGCAAATCGAGCAATTCAAAGAAGATTTAGAATTCGACGGAGCAACCCAATATGAAGGATTGGTGCGGGTGCGGATCAATATTTTTGTTGCGCTCAATGGTCCAGCAATGGTACTACGGCTGATTCCGTTAAAAATCTTAACAATGGAACAATTGAATTTGCCACAGGTATTTAGAGATCTATGTCACTACCACAAAGGATTAATTTTGGTGACGGGACCGACAGGTTCGGGTAAGTCTACCACGATGGCAGCAATGATCGACTTTATCAACAAGACTATGCCGAAGAATATCATTTCAATTGAAGATCCAGTTGAATTCGTGCATGTTAGTCAAAAGTCGTTGATCAAGCAACGGGAAGTAGGAATTCATACATTAAAATTTGATAACGCCCTCAAAGCATCCTTACGAGAAGACCCAGATATCATTCTGATTGGGGAAATGCGCGATCGCGAGACAGTGAACACAGCCCTCAAAGCAGCACAAACCGGACACTTAGTATTTGGTACGTTACACACAAACAGCGCCGTAAAAACGATCGAACGGATCTTGAACCTTTACAATCCCGAAGAACAGGGACCCATGCGAATTCAGGTAGCTGAATCGCTCGTAGCAGTCATCGCGCAAAGCTTAGTTCGTACGACAGATAGCAAACGAGCAGCCGTACACGAAATTATGATTAATACAGACGCAATTAAAGATTACATTATACGTAATCAGGTTGAAGAAATAGAGGCAATTATTCCTCGTTGTGGCTTCGAGGGTATGTGTACCATGAATCAGTCTTTGTATCAGCTATACGAACAAGGACGAATCACAGAAGAAACAGCCCTAGAAGCCTCACCCAAACCCAATGAAATGGCTATGACCCTCAGAGGTCGAGTTTAG
- the wecB gene encoding non-hydrolyzing UDP-N-acetylglucosamine 2-epimerase, whose amino-acid sequence MKKICIILGTRPEAIKLAPVIQVFQRAPQFDTQVVLTGQHREMVAQVMQLFNLKADADLEIMQMQQSLSDITCRSLRGLETLFEQQQPDLVLVQGDTTTAFAATLAAFYQKIPVGHVEAGLRTDNIFDPYPEEANRRLISQLAQLHFAPTPQAVENLQRSGVLGEIHQTGNTVIDALLSVAEQQPACQIDGLEWDKYRVLLTTVHRRENWGEPLQGIAQSFLQILEKFEDTALLLPLHRNPIVREPLQQILGKHPRVFLTDPLDYGELVGAIQRSHLLLTDSGGLQEEAPSLGKPVLVLRKTTERPEAVTAGTARLVGTQTEEIVMAAAELLSNPSAYEKMATAINPFGDGHAAERILQAVTNYICS is encoded by the coding sequence ATGAAAAAAATCTGCATTATCTTAGGCACTCGCCCAGAAGCAATTAAGCTAGCACCAGTGATTCAGGTGTTTCAGCGCGCGCCTCAGTTTGATACCCAAGTTGTTTTAACCGGACAGCATCGCGAGATGGTTGCCCAAGTCATGCAACTATTCAACCTAAAGGCAGATGCAGATTTGGAAATTATGCAAATGCAACAATCTCTAAGCGATATTACTTGTCGCAGTCTGCGAGGATTGGAAACCTTGTTTGAACAGCAGCAGCCGGATTTAGTTTTAGTTCAAGGGGACACGACTACGGCTTTTGCAGCTACTTTGGCAGCATTTTATCAAAAAATTCCGGTAGGACATGTAGAGGCGGGACTGAGAACGGACAATATATTCGATCCTTACCCAGAAGAAGCTAATCGCAGGTTGATTTCTCAGTTGGCGCAGTTGCACTTTGCCCCCACGCCGCAGGCAGTTGAGAATTTGCAACGATCGGGCGTTTTAGGAGAAATTCATCAAACGGGTAACACGGTCATTGATGCATTGCTATCGGTAGCAGAACAGCAACCAGCTTGTCAGATCGATGGTTTAGAGTGGGACAAATATAGAGTTTTATTAACTACAGTGCATCGGCGAGAAAACTGGGGCGAACCGCTTCAGGGAATTGCCCAAAGTTTTTTGCAAATACTAGAAAAGTTTGAGGATACAGCTTTATTGTTGCCATTGCACCGCAATCCCATCGTGCGCGAACCGCTACAACAGATTTTGGGCAAGCATCCCAGAGTCTTCTTGACAGATCCGCTAGATTATGGAGAATTAGTAGGGGCGATCCAGCGATCGCACTTGCTTTTAACTGATTCTGGTGGTTTGCAGGAAGAAGCACCGAGTTTGGGTAAACCAGTTTTGGTCTTGCGCAAAACGACAGAAAGACCCGAAGCAGTGACGGCTGGAACGGCAAGATTGGTTGGAACCCAAACAGAAGAAATTGTGATGGCGGCGGCTGAGTTGTTGAGCAACCCGTCTGCTTATGAAAAAATGGCAACAGCAATTAATCCTTTTGGAGACGGACATGCAGCGGAACGAATCTTGCAGGCTGTGACCAATTACATATGCTCATAA
- a CDS encoding SAM hydrolase/SAM-dependent halogenase family protein, whose product MQINLIADYGNGDPAFAEVTQRLLMSLPTAQIHWVSVPPFSTLATGFWVAQLGLNPGAAERLIYHNCAPRQDDAQPRKDNEGEGLTYVLLPNNIKVVGVNAGYTLSFIKSAAQAIKIVKVSRGGSQFRSRDVFPQAAAAIASDDLSLLGDELDPQQIPDPPSDRVAWIDGYGNIKTTIPADSVNLEPETKVTIRVGDTVSDAVYSDGSFRVPEGTLAFAPGSSGWQETNGKEIRWMELFLRGGNAWERFGRPRIDRVVSYSR is encoded by the coding sequence ATGCAAATTAACCTCATTGCAGATTATGGAAATGGCGACCCAGCTTTTGCTGAAGTTACCCAACGGCTATTGATGTCGTTACCAACAGCGCAAATTCACTGGGTTTCCGTACCACCATTCAGCACGCTAGCGACTGGTTTTTGGGTGGCTCAACTCGGACTGAATCCTGGTGCAGCAGAAAGGCTGATCTATCATAATTGCGCGCCGCGTCAGGATGATGCACAACCCAGAAAAGATAATGAAGGTGAGGGACTGACATACGTACTGTTACCTAACAATATCAAAGTTGTGGGAGTCAATGCAGGTTATACTCTGTCTTTCATCAAATCTGCTGCACAAGCGATCAAAATTGTCAAGGTATCTCGCGGTGGTTCTCAGTTTCGATCGCGAGACGTATTTCCTCAAGCAGCGGCAGCGATCGCCTCTGACGACTTGAGTTTATTAGGCGACGAGTTAGATCCGCAGCAGATTCCCGACCCACCAAGCGATCGCGTGGCGTGGATCGATGGCTACGGTAACATTAAAACTACCATTCCCGCCGATAGCGTCAACCTAGAGCCAGAAACTAAGGTAACGATTCGAGTAGGGGATACGGTCAGCGATGCCGTGTATTCGGATGGTAGCTTCCGCGTTCCAGAAGGGACGCTGGCTTTTGCGCCAGGGAGTTCTGGCTGGCAAGAGACGAATGGGAAGGAAATTCGTTGGATGGAATTATTTCTGCGTGGAGGCAATGCCTGGGAGAGATTCGGCAGACCTCGGATCGATCGCGTTGTTAGTTATAGCAGGTAA
- the glgA gene encoding glycogen synthase GlgA, translating to MYVVQIASECAPVIKAGGLGDVVYGLSRELEIRGNCVELILPKYDCMRYDHIWGLHDAYRDLWVPWYGGRIHCSVYCGWVHGRVCFFIEPHSQDNFFNRGCYYGCDDDNMRFAFFSKAALEFLLQSNKRPDVIHCHDWQTGLIPVMLYEIYKYHGMGNQRVCYTIHNFKHQGIAGTEVLQATELNRAEYYFQYDKLKDNFNPFAINLMKGGIVYSNAVTTVSPNHAWEAHYTEVGSGLGHTLDLHQDKFSGILNGIDYDFWNPEVDRYIPFNYTPDDFEQKVYNKKALRERLLLRDEPQKPVIAYIGRLDNQKGVHLVHHAIYYALQREAQFVLLGSATEPGINAHFRHEKNFLNDNPDCHLELGFNEELSHLIYAGADMILVPSNYEPCGLTQTIGMKYGTVPIVRGVGGLVNTVFDRDYDPNKPPEERNGYVFYQTDYSALESAMDRAIGLWYNYPQEFRQLALQGMAYDYSWNHPGTEYLEIYDRIRHK from the coding sequence ATGTACGTCGTGCAAATTGCCTCTGAATGCGCTCCTGTTATCAAAGCAGGCGGCTTAGGCGATGTCGTCTACGGGCTGAGTCGGGAATTAGAGATTCGGGGAAACTGTGTCGAGCTGATCCTGCCCAAATATGATTGTATGCGCTACGACCACATATGGGGACTGCACGATGCCTACCGCGACTTGTGGGTTCCTTGGTATGGCGGCAGAATTCACTGTTCTGTCTATTGCGGCTGGGTACACGGAAGAGTCTGTTTCTTTATCGAACCTCATTCTCAAGATAATTTCTTCAATCGCGGTTGCTATTACGGTTGCGATGATGACAATATGCGATTTGCTTTTTTCAGCAAAGCCGCTTTAGAATTTCTGCTCCAGAGCAATAAGCGCCCCGATGTGATTCACTGTCACGACTGGCAAACAGGGCTAATACCCGTGATGCTGTATGAAATCTACAAGTATCACGGTATGGGCAATCAACGAGTTTGTTATACAATCCACAACTTCAAACACCAGGGGATTGCTGGAACCGAAGTATTACAAGCAACAGAACTCAATCGGGCAGAGTATTACTTCCAATATGACAAGCTAAAAGATAACTTCAATCCCTTTGCCATTAACCTGATGAAAGGGGGGATTGTTTACTCTAACGCCGTCACGACTGTCTCGCCCAACCATGCTTGGGAAGCTCACTATACAGAAGTTGGCAGTGGTTTAGGTCATACTTTAGACCTGCATCAAGATAAATTCAGCGGCATTCTCAACGGGATCGATTACGATTTCTGGAATCCAGAAGTAGATCGATACATACCTTTCAATTACACTCCGGACGACTTTGAGCAAAAAGTCTATAACAAAAAAGCTTTACGGGAACGGCTTTTACTACGCGATGAACCGCAAAAACCTGTTATTGCCTATATTGGTCGATTAGATAATCAAAAAGGGGTTCACCTCGTCCATCACGCGATCTATTATGCTCTCCAGAGAGAAGCGCAGTTCGTCTTACTAGGTTCGGCAACAGAACCAGGAATCAACGCTCATTTCCGCCATGAGAAAAACTTTTTAAACGATAACCCCGACTGCCATTTAGAACTCGGTTTTAACGAAGAATTATCTCATCTCATCTATGCTGGAGCTGATATGATTCTCGTCCCTAGTAATTACGAACCTTGCGGGTTGACGCAGACAATTGGGATGAAATACGGTACTGTACCGATCGTGCGCGGAGTTGGCGGGCTGGTCAATACGGTGTTCGATCGCGACTACGACCCCAACAAACCACCAGAAGAACGCAATGGTTACGTATTCTATCAAACTGATTACAGCGCTTTGGAATCGGCAATGGATCGGGCGATCGGCTTGTGGTACAACTATCCTCAAGAGTTTCGCCAGCTTGCCCTACAAGGCATGGCATACGATTACTCTTGGAACCATCCAGGCACGGAATATCTAGAAATTTACGATCGCATTCGGCACAAATAA
- a CDS encoding M48 family metallopeptidase: MSSFKTQLVGLKADSFRHPLDLEATKALKQIPGVDLLVRNLLGQLAEQFFYIENIASSILVSDRQLPQYHQLLIEACQVLDLEPPQLYVRQHPVPNAYTFAMRGKQPFIVMHTSLIDLLTPEEVQAVIAHELGHLKCDHGVYLTLVNLIVLAAGQLPNVGQLLVQTLQAQLLEWVRCAEFTCDRAALLATQDPKVVMSILMKLAGGSPVLASQLNLDAFIEQARAYDNISNTEIGEMLKSAHSSQLTHPVPVLRAREIDRWASSREYQNLLENTKIDYNGKAEKKGGWRNW, from the coding sequence ATGTCTTCCTTCAAGACGCAGTTAGTTGGGCTAAAAGCAGATTCTTTTCGTCATCCTTTAGACTTAGAAGCTACTAAAGCACTGAAACAAATTCCTGGTGTCGATTTGCTGGTGCGAAATTTATTGGGACAATTGGCAGAACAATTTTTCTATATCGAAAATATTGCCTCAAGTATTTTGGTGAGCGATCGCCAATTACCTCAATATCATCAACTGTTAATAGAAGCGTGTCAGGTTTTGGATCTGGAACCGCCGCAACTATATGTCAGACAGCATCCAGTCCCCAATGCTTACACGTTTGCCATGCGGGGCAAACAGCCATTTATTGTCATGCACACTTCGCTGATCGATCTGCTGACACCAGAGGAAGTGCAAGCGGTAATTGCTCACGAACTGGGTCATCTCAAGTGCGACCACGGTGTCTATTTAACACTAGTGAATTTAATCGTCCTCGCAGCCGGACAACTACCGAATGTGGGTCAGTTACTCGTCCAAACCCTACAGGCGCAACTATTAGAATGGGTACGCTGTGCTGAGTTTACCTGCGATCGCGCTGCCTTGCTAGCGACTCAAGACCCCAAAGTCGTGATGTCTATATTGATGAAACTCGCTGGCGGTTCTCCCGTTCTGGCTTCCCAGCTCAATCTCGATGCTTTTATCGAGCAAGCGCGTGCCTACGACAATATTAGCAATACCGAAATTGGCGAAATGCTCAAATCAGCGCACTCCTCTCAACTCACCCATCCCGTGCCAGTCTTACGCGCCAGAGAGATCGATCGCTGGGCATCTAGTCGCGAATATCAAAACTTGTTAGAAAATACAAAAATAGATTACAATGGTAAAGCTGAAAAAAAGGGCGGGTGGCGAAACTGGTAG
- a CDS encoding GspE/PulE family protein gives MQASPNITSAWQRLKRNELSCEEAIALLVDNEGIVNQTLLDKEVSSRFLRHFPDKSSLPPAIPLLLWRGCYYLGSPVPLSKETLAQLQQRTGSQIEVVPIADKSYRTWFHSQSLNPNRISSMPIVNPITGQLEQEDISETTEIYLSKAGDQIERIKTIISGALRNRASDIHLEPMVDGLRVRYRIDGVLRDITTLPITMSRRVVMALKVMCNMDIAEHRRPQDGRIEEKYASGDEAELNMDMRVSTLPCVNGEKAVIRLLPRENPFTHLGNLGFVPETMNAYKAWLEQPQGMIILTGPTGSGKTSTLYTSLQNVAKEHVNVVTVEDPVEYVLPGITQTQVHEAAGMTFAAGMRAILRQDPDIIMVGEVRDSETAETAVRAALTGHLVFTTLHTNDALGAIPRLKDLGIDPGLLSDALLGVVAQRLVRRVCPHCSEPYNPTESDLKVLGLGREQMRTDTWRKGRGCSMCFNSGFLGREAVVELIDVDDRIRDIIYEGTMTQLQRYLREINYASFRKAAVEKVMAGLTTVQEVLRVLPRCALYNNHFASDSVAESEYELNGRKLPELGRMQ, from the coding sequence ATGCAAGCTTCCCCAAACATTACCTCCGCTTGGCAACGGCTCAAAAGAAACGAACTGAGCTGTGAAGAAGCGATCGCCCTTCTAGTAGATAATGAAGGAATTGTCAACCAAACACTACTAGATAAGGAAGTTAGTAGCAGATTTTTGCGCCACTTTCCCGATAAGTCTTCTTTGCCCCCAGCGATTCCCTTGCTATTGTGGCGTGGATGTTACTATCTCGGTTCGCCCGTACCCCTCTCGAAAGAAACACTAGCCCAACTACAACAGCGCACGGGTAGCCAAATCGAAGTCGTCCCAATTGCTGATAAGAGCTACCGCACTTGGTTTCACTCTCAAAGCCTCAATCCCAATCGGATTAGCTCTATGCCCATAGTTAACCCGATCACGGGACAACTTGAGCAAGAAGACATCAGCGAAACGACAGAAATTTATCTGAGCAAAGCTGGCGATCAAATCGAGCGGATCAAAACGATTATCTCTGGAGCATTACGCAACCGAGCTAGCGACATCCACTTAGAGCCAATGGTAGACGGCTTGAGAGTGCGTTACCGAATTGATGGCGTGCTACGTGACATTACCACCTTACCAATAACCATGAGCCGCCGCGTCGTGATGGCATTGAAGGTGATGTGCAACATGGACATTGCCGAACACCGTCGCCCTCAAGATGGCAGGATTGAGGAAAAGTATGCTTCAGGCGATGAAGCAGAACTCAACATGGATATGCGCGTCAGTACCTTGCCCTGCGTCAATGGCGAAAAAGCAGTTATCCGCCTCTTGCCCCGAGAAAATCCCTTTACTCACTTGGGTAACCTGGGCTTTGTTCCAGAAACGATGAACGCCTACAAAGCTTGGTTAGAACAACCTCAAGGCATGATTATTCTAACGGGTCCCACGGGGAGCGGTAAAACTAGTACGCTGTATACGAGTTTGCAGAATGTTGCTAAAGAACACGTTAACGTCGTCACGGTAGAAGATCCGGTTGAGTACGTACTGCCAGGAATTACTCAAACTCAAGTCCACGAAGCAGCAGGAATGACATTTGCCGCAGGGATGCGGGCAATTTTGCGTCAAGATCCAGACATTATCATGGTGGGTGAAGTCCGCGATAGCGAAACGGCAGAAACCGCAGTTAGAGCGGCGCTAACCGGACACTTGGTATTTACCACTCTCCACACGAATGATGCACTCGGAGCAATTCCGCGTCTGAAGGATTTAGGTATAGATCCTGGTTTGTTAAGCGATGCGTTGTTAGGAGTTGTGGCTCAGCGCTTGGTACGTCGCGTTTGTCCTCATTGCAGCGAACCTTATAACCCTACAGAATCAGATTTGAAAGTGCTGGGATTGGGACGAGAGCAAATGCGTACTGATACGTGGCGTAAAGGTCGAGGTTGCTCGATGTGTTTCAATTCGGGATTTTTGGGACGAGAAGCAGTTGTCGAATTAATCGACGTAGACGATCGCATCCGCGATATTATCTACGAAGGTACGATGACCCAGTTACAGCGTTACTTGCGAGAGATTAACTATGCGTCTTTCCGTAAGGCAGCGGTAGAGAAGGTAATGGCTGGGTTGACTACCGTGCAAGAAGTCTTGCGCGTCCTGCCTCGTTGTGCTTTATATAACAACCATTTTGCCAGCGATAGTGTGGCTGAATCGGAATACGAATTAAACGGGCGCAAGCTTCCTGAATTGGGGAGAATGCAATAG